The following coding sequences lie in one Arachis hypogaea cultivar Tifrunner chromosome 9, arahy.Tifrunner.gnm2.J5K5, whole genome shotgun sequence genomic window:
- the LOC112710911 gene encoding protein CHROMATIN REMODELING 20 isoform X2 has protein sequence MEGKTEDEVVDIESGSSGSFNDDSDDEGSLPPEVDDDRVNLEEPLTEEEIQDLISELLEVESKAAEAQEALEEESLAKVESDVRQELQQTLTEDDLETAVADEMATFKEEWETVLDDLETESANLLEQLDGAGIELPSLYKWIEKEAPNGCRTEAWKKRNHWVGLQATTEIAESVADAEKYLQVNRPVRRRHGKLLEEGASGFLQKKIGDETKDPVKKGMEGDWDLFNKIVSDGSGTDVSFGSKHWASVYLASTPQQAALMGLKFPGVNEVEEIDDVDGNSADPFVAAAIANERELDLSEEQKRQFKKVKEEDDAIVDRKLQIHLKQRRRRKKSKQNDKLEDFDAGYDLEKDNAMSTGDLADPPKSLLDDIIEQRGTKRLNDGELDTDNKKSRTISDDSDDDTDAIEDKVDRNMSTLEEKGLLNSGADTLPSVCPNEKFHCTICHQVALEVHSHPLLKVIICGDCNCLMEEKICRKDLSLDSPSSHCAWCGGSSGLINCKSCTMLFCTNCIKKNLGAESLTKAQATGWDCCFCQPNSLQRLTLLLEKAMGSTAELVSSSSSDSENSDDSDDSDESDAEINATISSKRRRKKKIRRILDDTELGEETKKKIAIEKERQERLKSLRGQFSASPNEMSSSNLSEGASVEVLGDAASGYIVNVVREKGEEAVRIPPSISAKLKAHQIAGIRFMWENIVESIRKVKSGDKGLGCILAHTMGLGKTFQVIAFLYTAMRCVDLGLRTALIVTPVNVLHNWRQEFIKWKPSELKQLRVFMLEDVPRDRRVELLAKWRTKGGVFLIGYTAFRNLSFGKHVKDRNVAREICHALQDGPDILVCDEAHMIKNTRADVTHALKQVKCQRRIALTGSPLQNNLMEYYCMVDFVREGFLGSSHEFRNRFQNPIENGQHTNSTLTDVKIMNQRSHILYEQLKGFVQRMDMTVVKKDLPPKTVFVVTVKLSLLQRKLYKRFLDVHGFSKDSAHEKFGKRCFFAGYQALARIWNHPGILQLTKEDKDYVRQEEAVENFIVDDCSSDDNSDINAVGEKMRYANDLPQKKDGTGFFVKGWWHDLLPGKIYREPDHGGKMVLLLEILTISSSVGDKVLVFSQSIPTLDLIELYLSKIPRHGKPGKRWKKGKDWYRLDGRTESSERQRIVERFNEPSNKRVKCTLISTRAGSLGINLHSANRVVIIDGSWNPTYDLQAIYRAWRYGQTKPVFAYRLLAHGTMEEKIYKRQVTKEGLAARVVDRQQVHRTISKEEMLHLFEFGDDENPETLAELNQENGSSSNTVKHTTPHSNGSSNSDKLMESLLKNHQPRWIANYHEHETLLQENEEEKLSKEEKDMAWEVYKKSLEWEEVGRVPISDPMPDQKAEMAASSKLQQVKDPLSMVSSSRIRNRFNMRKCTNLAHMLTLRSQRIKQGGCTVCGECAQEIRWDDLKITK, from the exons GCAAACTCTGACAGAGGATGAT TTGGAAACTGCTGTTGCTGATGAGATGGCTACTTTTAAAGAAGAGTGGGAAACTGTGCTGGACGACCTTGAAACTGAAAGTGCCAACTTGCTG GAACAACTCGACGGTGCTGGAATTGAGCTCCCAAGCCTTTATAAGTGGATTGAAAAGGAAGCTCCCAATGGTTGCCGCACTGAAGCATGGAAAAAGAGGAATCATTGGGTAGGGTTGCAGGCAACTACGGAAATTGCTGAATCAGTTGCTGATGCTGAGAAGTATCTACAAGTAAACAGACCTGTTAGAAG GCGACATGGTAAACTACTTGAAGAGGGAGCTAGTGGATTTCtccaaaaaaaaattggtgaTGAAACCAAGGATCCTGTAAAGAAAGGAATGGAGGGAGATTGGGATTTGTTCAATAAAATAGTGTCTGATGGGAGTGGCACTGATGTTTCATTTGGCAGTAAGCACTGGGCTTCTGTTTATTTGGCCAGCACCCCACAGCAAGCTGCACTGATGGGACTCAAATTTCCTGGAGTTAATGAG GTAGAGGAGATTGACGATGTTGATGGCAATTCGGCTGATCCATTTGTTGCAGCTGCGATAGCAAATGAAAGAGAACTAGATCTTTCTGAGGAGCAAAAGAGACAATTTAAGAAG GTCAAAGAAGAGGATGATGCTATTGTTGATAGGAAGCTTCAAATCCATTTGAAACAAAGGAGGCGTCGGAAGAAAAGTAAAcag AACGATAAACTTGAAGATTTTGATGCTGGTTACGATCTTGAAAAGGATAATGCTATGAGTACTGGTGACTTGGCTGATCCACCCAAATCTTTGTTGGATGATATTATTGAACAGCGGGGAACTAAGCGTTTGAATGATGGTGAGCTCGACACTGATAATAAAAAGTCTCGTACTATTAGTGATGACAGTGACGATGACACAGATGCCATTGAAGACAAGGTAGATAGGAATATGAGTACTCTAGAGGAAAAAGGCTTATTAAACAGTGGTGCTGATACTCTTCCTTCAGTGTGTCCAAATGAGAAATTTCACTGCACAATTTGTCATCAAGTGGCTCTTGAAGTTCACTCACACCCTCTGTTGAAGGTGATTATTTGTGGAGATTGCAATTGCTTAATGGAGGAAAAGATATGCCGAAAG GACCTGAGTCTTGATTCTCCCTCAAGTCATTGTGCATGGTGTGGAGGAAGCAGTGGATTAATTAATTGTAAATCATGCACAATGTTATTCTGCACCAACTGCATAAAGAAGAATCTTGGTGCAGAATCTCTTACTAAAGCTCAGGCCACTGGCTGGGATTGTTGTTTTTGCCAGCCAAATAGTCTGCAAAGACTGACACTGCTATTGGAGAAAGCTATGGGATCTACTGCTGAACTAGTTTCCAGCTCTAGCAGTGATTCAGAAAATTCAGATGATTCAGATGATTCGGATGAGTCTGATGCAGAGATTAATGCTACAATCAG CTCTAAGAGAAGGCGCAAAAAGAAGATTCGAAGGATACTCGATGATACGGAATTAGgtgaagaaacaaaaaagaaaatagcaATTGAAAAG GAACGTCAGGAACGCTTGAAGTCTTTGCGAGGCCAGTTCTCTGCTTCACCAAATGAAATGAGCTCATCAAATTTATCCGAAGGGGCTAGTGTTGAAGTTCTTGGCGATGCGGCATCAGGTTACATAGTGAATGTTGTGAGGGAGAAAGGTGAAGAAGCTGTCAGAATTCCTCCGAGCATCTCAGCCAAACTCAAAGCCCACCAG ATTGCAGGAATAAGATTTATGTGGGAAAATATAGTAGAGTCAATAAGAAAAGTGAAGTCTGGGGATAAAGGTCTTGGCTGTATTCTAGCTCATACCATGGGCCTTGGTAAAACTTTTCAG GTGATTGCTTTCTTGTACACTGCAATGAGGTGTGTTGATTTGGGGTTAAGGACCGCACTTATAGTCACACCTGTCAATGTTCTGCATAATTGGCGGCAGGAGTTTATTAAGTGGAAGCCCTCAGAGTTAAAGCAACTCAGAGTCTTCATGCTGGAAGATGTACCAAG AGATAGGAGGGTTGAGCTGCTTGCAAAGTGGAGAACCAAAGGTGGTGTCTTTTTGATTGGTTATACTGCTTTCCGTAATTTATCTTTTGGGAAGCATGTGAAAGACCGGAATGTGGCCAGAGAGATTTGCCATGCTTTGCAG GATGGACCGGACATTCTTGTTTGTGATGAAGCCCATATGATTAAAAATACAAGGGCTGATGTAACTCATGCCTTGAAACAAGTAAAATGCCAAAGAAGAATTGCCCTGACTGGATCGCCCCTTCAAAACAATCTCATGGAATACTATTGT ATGGTTGATTTTGTAAGAGAAGGTTTTCTTGGAAGCAGCCATGAATTTAGAAACCG CTTCCAGAATCCTATAGAGAATGGTCAACACACTAATTCGACTCTCACAGATGTGAAAATTATGAACCAAAGATCACATATTCTCTATGAACAGTTAAAAGGCTTTGTCCAAAGAATGGACATGACTGTGGTGAAAAAGGATCTACCCCCCAAAACTGTCTTCGTGGTAACCGTCAAGCTTTCTTTGTTACAAAGAAAACTGTAcaagagattccttgatgtgcaTGGGTTCAGTAAAGACAGCGCTCATGAAAAGTTtggaaaaagatgtttttttgcTGGTTACCAGGCGTTAGCCCGG ATATGGAACCACCCTGGGATCTTGCAATTAACAAAAGAAGACAAGGACTATGTAAGACAAGAAGAAGCTGTTGAGAATTTTATCGTGGATGACTGCAGCAGTGATGATAATTCTGATATTAATGCTGTTGGAG AGAAGATGAGGTATGCAAATGATTTGCCGCAAAAGAAAGATGGTACTGGCTTTTTCGTAAAG GGTTGGTGGCATGATCTACTTCCTGGAAAGATTTATAGAGAGCCTGATCATGGTGGCAAAATGGTTTTGCTACTAGAGATATTAACCATAAGTTCTAGTGTGGGCGATAAGGTATTAGTTTTTAGTCAGAGCATACCAACGCTAGACCTCATAGAACTTTATCTCTCAAAGATACCTCGACATGGCAAACCTGGGAAGCGTTGGAAGAAGGGGAAAGATTGGTATCG GCTGGATGGAAGGACAGAGAGCTCTGAAAGGCAGAGGATTGTTGAGAGATTTAATGAGCCCTCAAATAAGAGGGTAAAATGCACTCTGATTTCAACCAGAGCAGGTTCTTTGGGTATTAACCTTCATTCTGCTAACCGCGTTGTTATAATTGATGGTTCTTGGAATCCAACATACGATCTGCAGGCCATCTATCGTGCTTGGAG GTATGGGCAGACAAAACCTGTATTTGCATACCGATTGCTGGCTCATGGCACCATGGAAGAGAAAATATATAAGCGCCAG GTAACAAAGGAGGGGCTTGCCGCTAGAGTGGTTGATAGGCAACAGGTGCATAGGACCATATCTAAAGAAGAGATGTTACATCTGTTTGAGTTTGGTGATGATGAGAACCCTGAGACTTTGGCTGAACTTAATCAAGAAAATGGCAGCAGTAGTAATACAGTTAAACATACAACACCACATTCAAATGGAAGTAGCAACTCTGATAAGCTAATGGAAAGCTTACTTAAAAATCATCAACCCCG TTGGAttgccaattatcatgaacatgaAACCCTGTTACAAGAAAATGAAGAGGAGAAGCTATCAAAAGAGGAGAAAGACATGGCTTGGGAGGTGTACAAGAAATCACTTGAATGGGAAGAAGTGGGGAGGGTACCAATTAGTGACCCCATGCCTGATCAAAAGGCAGAGATGGCTGCAAGTTCAAAACTACAACAGGTGAAAGACCCTCTTAGCATGGTGTCAAGTAGTAGAATAAGGAATCGTTTTAACATGAGAAAGTGCACAAACCTTGCACACATGCTCACACTCAGAAGTCAGAGAATAAAACAAGGTGGCTGTACAGTTTGTGGGGAATGTGCTCAGGAGATCAGGTGGGATGACTTGAAGATTACTAAATAG